In Actinopolyspora saharensis, the genomic window CTCGGCCGGGATGTCGCCGTGAAGGTGCTGCGCGCGGACCTCGCCAGGGACCCCACCTTTCAGCTGCGTTTCCGCCGAGAGGCCCAGAACGCCGCCGCGCTGAACCATCCGGCGATCGTGGCCGTGTACGACACGGGCGAGACCGACTCGGAGAACGGTCCGCTGCCGTACATCGTCATGGAGTACGTCAGCGGCAGGACGCTGCGTGACGTGGTCAAGAGCGAGGGTCCGCTGGCCCCGCGCCGCGCGATGGAAGTCATGGCGGACGCCTCCGCCGCGCTCGACTTCAGCCACCGGAACGGCATCGTGCACCGGGACGTGAAACCGGCCAACATCATGATCACCGACTCCGGCGCGGTGAAGGTGATGGACTTCGGGATCGCGCGGGCGGTGGCGGACGGCCAGGCCGCGGTGACCCAGACCGCGGCGGTCATCGGCACGGCCCAGTACCTCTCCCCCGAGCAAGCCCGCGGGGAGACCGTCGACGCGCGCAGCGACGTCTACGCCTCCGGTTGCGTGCTGTTCGAACTGCTCTGCGGGGACCCGCCGTTCACGGGCGACTCGCCGGTGGCCGTGGCCTACCAGCACGTCAGGGAGCAGCCGAGCAAGCCCTCCGAGTCCAACAGCCAGGTCCCGGACGCGCTGGACGCGGTGGTGCTGAAGGCGCTCAGCAAGAACCCGGAGAACCGCTACCAGTCGGCGGCGGACATGCGCACGGACCTGGTCCGGGTGCTGTCCGGGCAGCGGCCGAAGGCGCCGCTGCTGACGGCGGCGCCCGAGGACGAGGACACCGAGCGGATGGGCGAGCCGGAGCCCACGCGGGTCAACCACGAGCAGGCTCCCCCGACGGAGACCGCTGCCGCGCTCCCCCCTGAGGACGACGGCTACGAGGAGCAGGACCGCAAGCGGCGCAGGCGCTGGACGATCGGGCTGGTCACCTTCGCGTGCGTGGCCGCCTTCGCCGTGGTCGCCGGACTGGCCGCGACGATGCTCGGCGGTGGCCCCCAGCAGCCCGAGAAGATCCAGCTCGGCTCCTACCAGGGACAGCGCCTCGAAGTGGCGAAGGACGCGGTCAAGAAAGCCGGTTTCCAGAACGTACGTGTCCAGGACGAGCACTCCTCCTCCAGCGAGGAGGGCACCGTGATCAACCAGCAGCCCGCCAAGGGCAGGTACGCACCGGACCGGACGATAACCCTGATCCACGGGATCGGTCCCGAACAGGTGAAGGTGCCCGACCTGAGCGGGATGAACGTCTCCGAGGCCCAACGAGCGCTCCAGGAGGCGGGGTTGAAGCTGGACCCGCAGCGCCAGACGAAGCCGGTCGAGGACCGGAGCAAGGTCGACAAGGTCGTGGACCAGAGCGAAACGGGCGAGGTCATGAAGGGCACGATGGTCCGGGTCACCATCGGTGAGGCCGTCCAGAAGCAGCCGGTCCCGGACGTCACCAACTTCCAGCTCGCCCAGGCCAAGCAGACGCTGACCTCCTCCAGCTTCGAGATCTCCACCGAGCGGGTGGACTCGAGCGAGAAGGCGGGCACCGTGGTCAAGCAGAGCCCCTCGGGAGGTTCGAAGGCCGAACCCGGTTCCACGATCACGCTGTCGGTGTCGAACGGTTCGCAGATGCAGATGCCCGACCTGAGCGGACTGGAAGCCTCCGAGGCCAAGAAGGTGCTGCGCCAGAAGGGCTTCGAGGGAAACGTCTCCACGGCGGACAAGCCAGTTTCGGACTCCTCCAAGGAGGACACCGTGGTGTCCACCTCCCCCTCGGCGGGATCCGAGATCGACAAGAACCAGAAGGTCACCCTCTACATCGGCACGGAGCAGGAAACGCCGAGCTCCAGCAGTTCCAGCGAGCCCAGCGACGGCCTGTTCCCGTGACCTCCCCCGCCCCGCCCCCGGCCGCGAGCGCGGCGGTCCGGTGGGCGGGGCTCGCGGGGCTTCTCGTCCCCGCTCAGCCACGCGAATCGAGCCGACGGAGCCCTATTAGAGTCGCGGTATGACTTCGGGGGAAGTGACTCATCAGGTTTCGGAGACCGTCGAGCGCTACGTGCG contains:
- the pknB gene encoding Stk1 family PASTA domain-containing Ser/Thr kinase translates to MSSPRLLSNRYEIEDPLGYGGMSEVHRGRDVRLGRDVAVKVLRADLARDPTFQLRFRREAQNAAALNHPAIVAVYDTGETDSENGPLPYIVMEYVSGRTLRDVVKSEGPLAPRRAMEVMADASAALDFSHRNGIVHRDVKPANIMITDSGAVKVMDFGIARAVADGQAAVTQTAAVIGTAQYLSPEQARGETVDARSDVYASGCVLFELLCGDPPFTGDSPVAVAYQHVREQPSKPSESNSQVPDALDAVVLKALSKNPENRYQSAADMRTDLVRVLSGQRPKAPLLTAAPEDEDTERMGEPEPTRVNHEQAPPTETAAALPPEDDGYEEQDRKRRRRWTIGLVTFACVAAFAVVAGLAATMLGGGPQQPEKIQLGSYQGQRLEVAKDAVKKAGFQNVRVQDEHSSSSEEGTVINQQPAKGRYAPDRTITLIHGIGPEQVKVPDLSGMNVSEAQRALQEAGLKLDPQRQTKPVEDRSKVDKVVDQSETGEVMKGTMVRVTIGEAVQKQPVPDVTNFQLAQAKQTLTSSSFEISTERVDSSEKAGTVVKQSPSGGSKAEPGSTITLSVSNGSQMQMPDLSGLEASEAKKVLRQKGFEGNVSTADKPVSDSSKEDTVVSTSPSAGSEIDKNQKVTLYIGTEQETPSSSSSSEPSDGLFP